In the genome of Panthera uncia isolate 11264 chromosome X, Puncia_PCG_1.0, whole genome shotgun sequence, the window TAATTAGATTCAATTCCATATGCCTAGAGAGTAAACTCTTCTTCTAAAAAGATAGAATACTAATGTCTTGCACTGATGAAGAGCCTTTCATCTGGCAGTTTTCCCACGTGGTTTATAAACCAATATGACACCGTAAAAGCAAAGCGGAGAGAACTTCAACCACAAATGGAATGTAACGACTGTTTAATGGTGTATAACAAAACAGTCGGGCAGGAACTagaaaaagctatttaaaacatCATTAATATGTGTCCCGAGTagaaattgttattttataaGTGAAGTTAAATTTTAAGCAGAGTAAGTTTTTGGAGAGTGAGAGCTAGCTGTTTTAAGTTCTGAAGCCAGAACAAGAAGTAGTCTCCCCATATGTAAGATATAGTTACACTTGACCTACAAAGGTGatttgagcgggggaggggaagaagaaggagagaaggaagaactaAGATCTTTCATACCTCCACATGCCCGCCCTCACAGTGATATTCCAGATATGTTATTACTGGCACCGTAGAGAAAAGTGAGGCTCATAGAAAGTGAGGAATTGACCCAAGATAACCTTTACTGAGTGAAACGTGAATTGAAATTAGATCCGTTTGATTTCAAGCTCCTGTTTTCCCCTACTTGCCAGACTACTTTCCACTGAAGCTGTTGACACCTCTTACGCTCTGAAATAGAAGTTCTGTTTTCTATGTAGCAGatcttttgtctccctcctcAGAAATTTAGATTACATGTTATAGAAGCATATGGAGGAGCTGGTCTTGTGACAGCTCCATATGCTTCCTTAGGCAACACTGGCTCATGCCCCCTAAATAGTCTACATACGGTCTCTGGCTTCTGGTTGCTGCAGGGTAAGTTCCTTGACTTTCCAAGGGCACTTTCCCCAAGTTGCTCGAGTGTCTGGGAACGTGGCTCATTGCCTGGGAGTGGGACTGAGAGTTCCAAAGTTGTTCTTGTCATTCTTGAAGAGACTCTGGGGTCCTAATGCAAAAATGTTTCCTACCTCCATATCCCAGAGCTACAGAGGTTCTTGACTACTGTCTACTGTGTCTCTACCTTGGGCAATATTAAGTTAGCTAGTAACTTCTTGCCTCCTCAGACTTTTCCAGAGTGCCTATTCTTTAGTGATTTCCTTTTACTCTTACAAGGCAAACGTATTCTTCTTTCCTTGCAGTCTCCTCTTCTTCTGATTTTGATAGCTGTATTATCTATCTATAGTATATCTATGTATAATCTGCATTGCTAGAGCATACAATAATTACCTGCTCTCCTTATcctcattaaaagaagaaaaaaggtagaaaactGATATTTTTGCATGTCAAATTGCATGCTCCCCTTTTCTGCTGCTCATGTTTAAGTAAGAGAAGTTTACCTGTACTTTTACGAGGAAGTTTGTGTGGGTTCAACCAGGGTAGCTTTCCAAGCTGCAGAGCTCTTGGGCTCCCTCTTCTCGTGTTACTTTGACATATTAAAAAACATGgtctttcagggcacctgggtggctcagttggttacggttcatgggttcgagccctgtgtcgggctttgtgctgacagctcagagcctggagcctgcttcaaattctgtgtcaccccccccccctcgctctctgccccttccctgctcacgttctgtctccttctctctcaaatatggataataaaacattaaaaaaaatttaaaaaataaaataaaaaaacatggtCTCTAAGTGCAGCCATCTGtccatttatttctgaaaattgcCTCTATTGGCTTCCCGTCCCATCATCCCCCAGATCTGGACTAtcccttttcctccctcaaaGTTCTTGCCCTGGGATGTCCTCATTGCAGAGCTCTTTCTCAGAAGCTTGTGGGATCAGGCTGCCCAGCAAGTGAGCCCTCCCTGTGGTGCTCTCAGACTCACCTCACATGTGCAAATGTGTGTCTGAGAAGCCCCCTCCTGTTTCTGTCgttttttctcaaattattccactGAGCCTTCCCTTCTCAGGAGGGACTCCTCCTCTTTGTGGTGATGATTTGTTggcaatttctgggttctctagcTCTTAAGACCACGAGAAATCCCTtggtcttttctccttttgtgcaGAGCTGCTATTCCCACATTACTCTTGCATCCAATTTGTATTCTGGGTTCATGTAGAttcatttcaattaatttttttctaagctacctccttgatttttctgtttccaagAAGAACATAGGGAGATTGGAAGTCTATGCTGTCTCCCCCGACATCGTGCCAAAGGGCAGCAACCTCTTAACTCGTCTTCCTGCTTCTGCTCAGCCTCCTCACCTTAGTCTATTTGCAACCTAGAATGAGCCTGTAAGTTAGACCATATTTGCTGAAGACTCTTTTAGAGGCTTCCCATCTTATTCAGGGAATAGCCAAGGTCCTCATCAGGATCACCAAAGCCCTCTGGTCTGACCTggctcctcctttcctttctcatctcATCTCCTTCTATTCTCCCTcttattctctctgcctcttcattctTTCACCAGAACTCTGACCTGCTTCAGACCTGGGGACTTTGCATTTGTTGTTCTCTCCGTCCTGAATGAACTTCCCTGAGATACCCGCTTGGTCCACTTGCTTACTACCTTCTGGTCTTTTCTCAAATGTCGCCTTTCCTGAGACCTTCTGTGCCCATCTTATCTAGTATGGTACACTCCATGACATTTGCTAACCCCTTCACCCCTTCTCTTCTCACTTTTTCTCTGAACACTCACTAGCCTActaaacattttatgatttttgtttattttctgtctgccaaggattaatgtctttatttccagcccttagaacagtacctggcgcAGAGTAGGTTCACgttaaatattagttgaatgcaCTAGTAGGGGTAGGAAAAGAGGCAAATTGTGCTAGGAAAGTTCAGGTTGAAGAGTGGTTATATCTGGCTAGGCATAGGAGGCAGGGATAAGGCAAGAACTGACTTTGAACTAGTTCTCAAGGAATGAGTGAGATTTAAACAGGTTTATCTGCTGCTGTGATTTCACAGAGGTCTGCATTTATTTTAGACAGATGTGTGACATGTTAAAGAGGTAGAAATGACGGGTGGTGAGGCAGATGAAGTTGTTAAAGTGATGCCAGGTTTGAGTGTGAGTGATTTGGAAGGTGATGGCTCTACATGTGTTGAAGGCAGATGTTAAGTTTGGATGGGGCTTTGTACCTTTCAGCGTTCTTGATTGCAAGAAACATAAACCAGGCCTGGCTatgataagaaaaaaggaaattttctggAGGAATTGGGGCTTACCGAGTTGATAGGAGGTGTCTTAGCGCTGTAtgaaaaataccacaaactggtggcttagaagcaacatttatttcttacacttctggaggctggaaagtccaaaatCATGCGTGGCATTTGGCAGACTTGGTGTCTAGTGAGAGCCAGCCTCTTTGCTGATGACCATCTTCTCCCTGTAATTTTACATGGCAGAAGGTCCAGGCTAGCTCTCTGGcgtctcttttataagggtgcTAATCCCAATCCAATCAACTCCACATACCATCACCTTGGGATTTAGGATTTCAATACCTGAATTTTgaggggatacaaacattcagacccTATCAGGAGGTTTGCAGAATCAAGAGCTGGCCAATAGGAGCTAGTGCCGAGGTCACGTAGCAGGAGCAACCTACTGTAACACCCCTGAACTGAATATTGCCCCTAGGTATTTCCCAATACATTCGTCCATTTTCCTGCTAGTGGAAAtctgtttccagatttttttttattacaaagtaCTGTATGGGTATATATATGTTATGGGTATATATGTGGGTTATATATGTATGaggggaatacacacacacacacacacatacatatatatatacatacacacacatacatgttttCTGGCACAAGCTTCTCCATGGAGCAAAATTGCCAGACTATCAGATATGTTCATACTCAACTCTATGAGATGATACTAAATTGTTTCCAAAACGATTATTCCAATTTGCACCCCAACAAAATTGTATAAATGTCCATTTGCTCTATATCCTCACCCACACTtcatattttttacaaattttatttaaaaatttgcagTATCATAAAGtttactcttgtaaattactGTTGTGCTAtgacttttgacaaatgtgtacaGCCACGTGTCCACCGCCATAATCAGGATGCAGAACAGTTCCGTCGCCCCAATACATTCCCTCCGCTCCCTCTTTTTAGCCACTCCCTTCtccatttctgggctctggaatttgttgatctgttctccatccctatcattttgccttttccagaaatgtcatgtaaatggaataatacaatatGAAGTTTCATGGGTCTGGTTTCTTTTCCTCAGCACAGTACATTTGAGAGTCATCTATGCCGTTggatatatcagtacttcatttttgttgttgttgttgggtatCATTCCATCTAAACAACGTGTTTAAATAATTCCATTGTTTGTATGGAATGATACCCAACAGTTGGTTTGCCCATTTCCCAGTTGAGGAtcatttgggttgcttccgtgttggtaattatgaataaagctggcGTTAACAATTgggtacagatttttgtgtggacatgctTCCATTTCTGAGGTAAATACCTAAAAGTGGGATTTCTTGGGTATATGCTCactatatttaactttattagaAACTCTAGGACTGTTTTGCAGAGTAGATTTGTGCTACACGTACGGTAACGAGAGTTCCAGTGGCTCTGCATCCTTGTCCGCACTTAGTGttgccatttttaaaagtcattctaATAGATGCATGGTGGTACCTCACTGTGTGGCTTGttggcatttccctgaagacaagtaatgttgagcatcttttcatgtgcttatttgccgtTCATATTTCTTCTCGCGCCAAGAGTTCTTAGACATGaggcataaaagaaaataatgtagtaAACTGGACTTTAGAAAAATTAGTCATGTTTAGGTAGACATGAATGCTGTCTAATAGAGTGAAGAAATGTAGATTCTATTATCTGCATCAATTAAACATTTTGGTGGCATCACATATCACCACAAGGAATGTATTCTCCTTTTCCTGGAGGATAGCAAAACATTAGAGCctgaggaatgagaaaaaaaggtaGGTAGAATTGAGGGATGTAACAGGTTGAAGGACAGGAAAGTGTGACTCGAGAAGGCAGTCTCAGAGCTGGAAATCAGTGAGCTGGAGCCGAGTTTCAAGTGATTCCAATGCCTGTGAAGTGGCCCTGGCTGGGGGTAGAGATGACGATGCTTAAGGCTTAGAAGATCCAGGGCTCCAAGGCCAGAGGGGAAAAAGGTGAATCAGTAGAAGGATGAAGGAACCAAAGACATAGGCAGAGGATGAAATGTGCAGATTATGAAGCACTTGTTGGAACCATTGAGGAAGGGAGTATCTGCCACATGCAGACATGAACCCCAGATAATCTAGTCTATCTAGTCTACCCTGCTTAACCCATTCTTGTCTTCTCCAGGTGTTCTCCTTTTGTTTATAAATAGATTTTCATGGAATCAGTAACATATGAAGCATCGTTCCTAAGAATCATTAATACTTTTCTCATTTTGGGAAGTATTCTATAGGGTGGAAATTTAAATCTCTCCTAAGACTGACTGTagggaacataaaaaaaatcGGCTTTTGACATCCAGATAGAACATAGTCACTGTGTTGTAGTCAGACACCTGCCATATCACAAAAGCTTTCCTCCCATTCTTACTGCCTTCGGCTGCctggtttcctctttttttaagtttatttatttattttgaaagatagagaaggggggggagagagagagagagagagagagagagagagagcagaggaggggcagacaaagagggagagagagagaatcccaggcagcttctgtgctgttagtgcagagcccaaagctgggcttgatcccacaaactgagatcatgaccgccaaaatcaagagtcgggtgcccaacctactgagccactctggtgcctcaggtttcatatttttttacaaGCCAGATGTCTGTgcataaaatactatttatcaCAATAATGTGATAAACTGTGATCCTCAGACATATAAACACCTAAATGAATCAGCCTGAAGATGCATTTAAAGatgtgtattttgtaaaatgtttttgatagtttcttttttttcattttctgctttatcATCCTGAAGTAATATGTCAGAATGCATCCACAAGCTGATTCTGCATTGTATTCATGTGTTATTTTATAAAGTGAAGTTTATGTTGTATGATTGTCTTTGGTAATCATTATTTTTACTGGGGGGAGATGTCATCTCTCACGTGTTTGTGGTTTGTCTAAATCTCTGCCAGTTGGTGTGAAGGGGTACAATACATTGCCCTTGGGGGATTACAGCCTagctgaagagaaagaagaaatgctcATAGCAGCCAAATTTAGTACCATAGGGTTTAGACATTAATTATACACTGTCATATCGTTTCTAATCATTTTGTGGGTGTTGGAGGCAGTTTATGAGCTGAAGAATCACTGAAGTGTTTGTGGAAGTTTGGTTGTGGaactgtgattttttaaataacttggggaaaggaagaagaacatCGTAggatggaaaaactgaaaaagaaatacagggatGCGTACGCGTGCGTCTGTGTAGGTGTGTGTAGGGAACAAGTGAGGAAATAATGACCAAAGGGTTGGAAGAGGATTTGAGAATCTGGATATCGTAAAGAGTTGAGATACAAGTTCAGTGGGAaagaaggtgaagagagagaaggctGGATTCAAAGGCAGGATTTTATTGTTCAGGATTTCAGGAAGCAGTGATTGGTGTTGAAGAGGTCCCAGTTCAAGGTTATGTTTCCTTCATGGCTAACCTGCAGATTGACCCCCTTTAGAATGTCTTTCAGATTAAACttagcattttctctttttctgaatgGTGTTGATGTTTGAGTGTACATCGACTTAGCATCCagtgattttatatatgtttattttatcttcccaaaTAGATTTAAGttatatcttgttttctttttttttagttttcttttttttactttacatccacattagttagcatatagtgcaacattAGTTAGcacattagttagcatatagtgcattACATGTgcattagttagcatctagtgcaacaatgatttcaggagtagattccttaatgcctcttacccatttagcccatccccctcccacaaccccaccagtaaccctctgtttgttctccatatttaagagagaCTGTATTTCTAATACTCTATACAACATAGGTTTACTTACTAATTGGGTGAACTAATATGGATAAGATGAAAACTGTGATGTGGCGAGGAGTATGACAACAAAGTAAATGATATTGTTGATGTGAGACCTGTTTCTTCcagctaaaaatgttttttctttgtgaCCATGAAGATCACATCTTCCGTTTACATGACCATTAAAATACGACAATATCTACAAGCAGTCATAGGAATCTCAGCCGAcagcttcctccttctcttccacaTCTTCACACACCTTCTGGATCGCAGGCCTAAGCCCACCAACCTGATCATCTGTCACTTGGCATTTGTCCACACGATGAAACTCTTCACTGTGCTGTTGTCTACAGACTTGTTGGAAACACTAAACTTTCTGAACGATTTCAAATATAAGGCTTTATTTTGCATGAACGGAGTGACACGATGTCTGTCCATGAACATCACCTGCCTCCTGAGCATCCTCCAGGCCTTCATCACCAGCACCAGCACCTCCTGGTTGGTCAGGTTTAAACATAAATGCACAAAATGCGTCTTCCGTCCTTTTATTGTCTTATGGGTTCTTAGTTTGTCTCTCAATAGTAAGTGCCTCTTGTATACTGCTGCTTCTTCTAACACGACCCAGATCCATCTACTGCATGTCAGTAAATACTGCT includes:
- the LOC125931566 gene encoding LOW QUALITY PROTEIN: vomeronasal type-1 receptor 90-like (The sequence of the model RefSeq protein was modified relative to this genomic sequence to represent the inferred CDS: inserted 1 base in 1 codon); amino-acid sequence: MTIKIRQYLQAVIGISADSFLLLFHIFTHLLDRRPKPTNLIICHLAFVHTMKLFTVLLSTDLLETLNFLNDFKYKALFCMNGVTRCLSMNITCLLSILQAFITSTSTSWLVRFKHKCTKCVFRPFIVLWVLSLSLNSKCLLYTAASSNTTQIHLLHVSKYCSVSPIHSIIRGRLLILTLPRDVFFIGAMLLSSAYMVILLSRHQRQCQQLHSSSLSSRVSPERRATQTILLLVSFFVVVYWVDIIISSSATVLWRYDPVXLDFQKLVSNVYATVSALVLICLDKRIKNVFQKCGKITISL